One window of Nitrospinota bacterium genomic DNA carries:
- a CDS encoding lytic transglycosylase domain-containing protein, with translation MKFSKTCTAIFAGVLAIFCAGFFMENATHPVPGLSPYYIAAGQWEERVFLQNQNSSASDEFLSGDEVRDQIVKVLANYKTGLGRGFRDTIPAVIIHESKKYGYDPLFLTAVIITESSFNNWARSRQGALGLMQILPKTAIAMARETSREWNGNPTLYDPGANIALGAYYLDKLVKRFGDLHLALEAYNHGPTKLARYLRKGYRPEGYSRKVIHRYEMIRAQSI, from the coding sequence ATGAAATTTTCCAAGACCTGCACCGCCATTTTCGCTGGAGTCCTCGCCATATTCTGTGCAGGATTTTTTATGGAAAATGCCACCCACCCTGTTCCGGGATTGTCCCCGTATTATATTGCAGCCGGCCAATGGGAAGAACGGGTTTTTCTGCAAAACCAGAATTCTTCAGCATCTGATGAATTTCTATCAGGTGATGAGGTGCGGGATCAGATTGTCAAGGTTCTTGCCAATTACAAAACGGGGCTGGGGCGAGGGTTCAGAGATACAATTCCTGCGGTGATAATTCATGAGAGCAAAAAGTATGGTTATGATCCGTTGTTTTTAACGGCCGTCATCATCACTGAAAGTTCCTTTAATAATTGGGCTAGGTCCCGGCAGGGGGCCTTGGGATTGATGCAGATTCTGCCTAAAACAGCGATTGCGATGGCCAGAGAAACCAGTAGAGAATGGAACGGCAATCCCACCTTGTATGACCCCGGAGCCAATATCGCATTGGGCGCGTATTATCTGGACAAACTGGTGAAACGGTTTGGCGATCTTCATTTGGCTCTGGAAGCGTATAATCACGGCCCTACCAAATTAGCCCGATACTTGAGAAAAGGCTACCGGCCTGAAGGCTATTCTCGAAAAGTGATCCACCGATACGAAATGATCCGGGCTCAGTCGATATAA